One Ethanoligenens harbinense YUAN-3 genomic window carries:
- a CDS encoding RNA-splicing ligase RtcB, which produces MINVQGLHNTAVCYTARLEDKAADQIKSVCDQEAFADCKIRIMPDVHAGKGCTIGTTMTITDKIVPGMVGVDIGCGMETVLLDTNEIDFERLDKCIHKHIPAGVEVRMRTHKLADEIDLRELRCARHVNIDRAYKSIGTLGGGNHFIEVDKGDNGELYLVVHSGSRHLGCEVAEYYQQEGYNALCGNAQFQLEEVIAGLKAQGREKEIQSTIRSLKEQTAIPVPKDLAYVEGSLFDDYIHDMKIIQRFAVLNRKAMVDTILVGLRLSAAEEFTTIHNYIDTDSMILRKGSVSARADEKLLIPINMRDGSLICLGKGNPDWNFSAPHGAGRLMSRSKAFHELTMEQYQTEMNGVYSTCVVPDTLDESPMAYKPMDEIIAQIEPTAEIIAKIKPVYNFKAAESGRHRR; this is translated from the coding sequence ATGATTAACGTACAAGGCTTGCACAACACCGCCGTTTGCTACACTGCCCGGTTGGAAGATAAGGCGGCTGATCAAATAAAATCTGTCTGCGATCAAGAAGCGTTTGCTGACTGCAAAATTCGTATTATGCCGGACGTTCACGCCGGTAAAGGCTGTACAATCGGCACCACGATGACCATCACCGACAAAATTGTCCCCGGCATGGTGGGGGTTGATATCGGGTGCGGCATGGAAACCGTGCTGTTAGACACGAACGAAATTGACTTCGAGCGTTTGGATAAATGCATTCATAAACACATTCCCGCTGGAGTCGAGGTGCGTATGCGCACTCACAAACTGGCGGATGAAATTGACCTGCGTGAGCTTCGGTGTGCCCGTCATGTCAATATTGACCGTGCGTACAAAAGCATTGGTACTCTCGGAGGAGGCAACCATTTCATCGAGGTGGATAAAGGCGATAACGGAGAATTATACCTTGTGGTACACTCCGGTAGCCGTCATTTGGGTTGTGAAGTTGCAGAATATTATCAGCAGGAAGGTTATAACGCTTTATGCGGCAACGCTCAGTTTCAATTAGAAGAAGTGATCGCCGGGTTGAAAGCTCAAGGCAGAGAAAAAGAAATCCAAAGTACCATAAGGTCTTTGAAAGAGCAAACCGCAATTCCGGTTCCGAAAGATCTCGCTTATGTGGAGGGCTCCCTATTTGATGATTACATACACGATATGAAAATCATCCAACGTTTTGCTGTATTGAACCGCAAAGCGATGGTAGACACGATTCTTGTTGGGCTTCGCCTTTCTGCTGCGGAGGAATTTACTACGATTCACAACTATATTGACACCGACTCCATGATTCTTCGCAAAGGCTCCGTTTCGGCAAGAGCGGATGAAAAACTTTTGATCCCAATCAATATGCGTGATGGAAGCTTAATCTGCCTTGGCAAAGGCAACCCGGATTGGAACTTTTCCGCACCGCATGGAGCAGGACGCTTAATGAGTCGCAGTAAAGCTTTCCATGAACTGACGATGGAGCAGTACCAGACAGAAATGAACGGTGTTTATTCAACTTGTGTCGTGCCTGACACGCTGGACGAATCTCCTATGGCCTATAAGCCTATGGATGAGATAATCGCGCAAATTGAACCCACGGCAGAAATTATAGCAAAAATCAAGCCGGTCTATAACTTCAAGGCGGCGGAGAGCGGTCGGCATAGGCGTTAA
- a CDS encoding HEAT repeat domain-containing protein, whose translation MFWNKNTGWFSARLPEYLSALKSGDFSAIPWIFCVFTENSERAKAVASKALCGALDTMNFDELVRVDEQMRQTSSMEWSIDWRKYTMDSFFTPEMNEQERRAVAVFASFNPNGFIRERALQAMQYYDNTLSFAILRQNDWVPQVRSAAKQAVNYRLSHLVSGELISALPFADKLSRSMRTRESEECSKRIFSALAEKENESELITGLNDANLRTRRICTNTLFHAEFLRYDLAFARLKREHDPFLRGSIFQRLIDADQTLDTVAEQFLKDKYPINRLLAFQYICKHRGNDAPVIAKRLLLDKNAAIREHARFYLNSCNGSFDYREFYRSHMSDQMAPAILGLGETGTHEDAVMLEKHLHSEQVSVVRAAMIAMMRLGGEMYAPLITELLGDNRVGIVKTARNLICKSNAPDYARVMEIFKNTLCENTRQKCFSVLLTAGKWQRLIFILNVLESDGEMMSESALTALVRWVGGYNRSYILPNEVQIEQIKASIRNLTGRIPGRTQQELLFLLR comes from the coding sequence TTGTTTTGGAATAAAAACACCGGTTGGTTTTCCGCACGACTGCCGGAGTACCTATCGGCGCTGAAATCCGGAGATTTCAGCGCTATTCCTTGGATTTTCTGCGTTTTTACCGAAAACAGTGAAAGGGCCAAAGCAGTTGCTTCAAAGGCGCTTTGCGGAGCGCTTGACACAATGAACTTTGACGAACTAGTGCGCGTGGATGAGCAAATGCGTCAGACCTCATCGATGGAATGGAGCATTGATTGGCGCAAATACACGATGGACAGTTTCTTTACCCCCGAAATGAATGAGCAAGAACGACGTGCTGTTGCGGTTTTTGCTTCTTTTAATCCGAATGGTTTTATTCGGGAACGTGCATTGCAAGCGATGCAATACTATGACAATACGCTTTCCTTCGCCATCCTGCGTCAAAATGACTGGGTACCGCAGGTAAGATCAGCCGCCAAACAGGCTGTCAACTATCGCCTATCCCATCTGGTGAGCGGTGAGCTGATTTCTGCCTTGCCCTTTGCGGATAAATTAAGTCGCAGCATGAGAACGCGGGAATCTGAAGAATGCTCAAAACGTATATTTTCTGCTCTTGCGGAAAAAGAAAATGAAAGCGAATTGATTACCGGTCTTAATGATGCAAATCTTAGAACGCGCCGAATTTGTACAAACACACTTTTCCATGCTGAATTCTTAAGATATGATTTGGCATTTGCGCGCTTGAAACGGGAACACGACCCTTTTCTACGCGGAAGTATCTTTCAGCGTCTTATCGATGCCGATCAAACTTTGGATACAGTAGCAGAACAATTTTTGAAGGATAAATATCCGATAAATCGGCTATTAGCATTCCAGTATATTTGCAAACATAGAGGAAACGATGCTCCAGTAATTGCTAAACGTCTGCTGCTTGATAAAAATGCGGCAATCCGGGAGCATGCCCGCTTTTACCTGAACAGTTGCAACGGTTCATTCGATTATCGTGAGTTTTATAGGAGCCATATGTCCGATCAGATGGCTCCCGCAATCTTAGGGTTAGGCGAAACAGGTACACACGAAGATGCCGTTATGCTTGAAAAGCACTTGCACTCAGAGCAGGTATCGGTCGTTCGAGCCGCTATGATAGCAATGATGCGTCTTGGCGGTGAAATGTATGCCCCGCTTATAACGGAACTTCTGGGCGACAATCGGGTCGGCATTGTAAAGACAGCGCGTAACCTTATTTGTAAATCAAATGCTCCGGATTATGCAAGAGTAATGGAAATATTCAAAAATACGCTGTGCGAAAACACCAGGCAAAAGTGTTTCTCCGTACTACTGACAGCGGGTAAATGGCAACGGCTTATCTTTATACTCAACGTCTTGGAATCCGATGGAGAAATGATGAGTGAATCCGCTTTGACGGCTCTTGTAAGATGGGTCGGCGGCTATAACCGTTCCTACATATTGCCAAACGAAGTGCAGATAGAGCAAATCAAAGCGAGCATTCGGAATTTAACCGGCAGAATACCAGGACGGACACAGCAGGAACTATTATTTTTGCTGCGATGA
- a CDS encoding AAA family ATPase, whose amino-acid sequence MPTTMLKIDEAIQESNKIICRQISRLGESTRGEVSQEVLESLRHFVEHILLKVYANGDDIEDTQENVKAAVKHAKSNSNLKHLSRFHHFLQVSVSHRALKEQNAERLMLKYYEYLLRIRNFLHDRYSLDVLANLEQFPLETDESLTEYYKKIAEKVSEYNTPIHGEFRYDRFYVQKIKPFFVDGKIYYEVAFVPANDNASKTDRIIAFTDIEVTSFYAVKFAIANNNIEILGKHMPIRIIVDWEVNIRPCELKNFTAIIERMPREYGKAEQRELSRYLTETGLSLSEIVMFSDEAFAAVRDRIVPKTEATHFFDCLETCRNLIKREAAGSNILRYLLHHMTNRVLKAQFHITYTQMQEIRGCHLLSGLYLDYKCIPFDEMPFCSGLKSHVPSLSDLFECLDANGREHEILAWLIKNNTEQQDMLFTPLEKNEDGKYKLGNFDDVAALVKTYNEKLYDSPKQQLRKMIIKYDHVFINSYKEDTVSIIKTIKGLTKSGIDNYANLVSYWMQTTSQVNSEEKKQALLGMFTDSKAALVYGSAGTGKSYLINHISHLFADKSRLYLAQTNPAVNNMRRKVTASADSTFMTISKFTNPYYKGKTEFDILIIDECSTVNNHDMRTILSQANFELLVLVGDTYQIEAIEFGNWFDAVRSFLPEASVCELTKPYRSDSPALLKLWSDVRKMEDDIFELLQTYSYSANLDATIFTPAAENEIILCLNYGGLYGINNINHFLQESNNGKEIWWGVQRYKVGDPILFNDSADKFFTRIDDQVPVIHNNMKGRIIDFEVLNEGKSNESSQFDIEIDRPLIEMDAKIWTSRL is encoded by the coding sequence ATGCCAACAACGATGTTAAAAATAGATGAGGCAATTCAGGAAAGCAATAAAATTATTTGCCGCCAGATTAGTCGTCTGGGTGAATCTACTAGGGGCGAGGTTTCACAGGAAGTCTTAGAATCGCTAAGGCATTTTGTGGAGCATATCCTTCTTAAAGTTTATGCCAATGGCGATGATATAGAGGATACGCAGGAAAATGTTAAGGCGGCGGTCAAACACGCAAAGAGTAACTCTAATTTGAAACATTTGTCGCGGTTTCACCATTTTCTGCAGGTGTCTGTCTCTCATCGTGCTTTAAAAGAGCAGAATGCCGAACGGCTAATGCTGAAATATTATGAGTATCTGTTGCGGATTAGGAATTTCTTGCACGATCGTTATTCCCTTGACGTGCTTGCTAACCTTGAGCAGTTCCCATTGGAAACAGACGAGAGTCTAACAGAGTATTATAAGAAAATCGCTGAAAAGGTTAGTGAATACAATACTCCGATACACGGCGAGTTCCGTTATGACCGCTTTTACGTGCAGAAAATCAAGCCGTTTTTTGTTGACGGTAAAATATATTATGAGGTAGCTTTTGTTCCAGCAAATGACAATGCGAGCAAAACTGATCGTATTATCGCTTTTACCGATATAGAGGTAACGAGCTTTTATGCCGTAAAGTTTGCCATTGCCAACAACAACATAGAAATCCTCGGCAAACATATGCCCATCCGCATTATTGTGGACTGGGAAGTAAACATTCGGCCTTGCGAACTAAAAAACTTCACGGCAATTATTGAAAGGATGCCCAGAGAGTATGGTAAAGCTGAACAACGCGAACTTAGCCGATATCTAACTGAAACCGGGCTTAGCCTATCGGAAATTGTTATGTTTTCTGATGAGGCATTTGCGGCAGTTCGTGACCGTATTGTGCCTAAAACAGAAGCCACGCACTTCTTTGATTGCCTAGAAACTTGCAGAAATCTTATAAAGCGGGAAGCAGCCGGTAGCAATATACTGCGATATTTACTTCACCATATGACAAACCGTGTTCTCAAAGCCCAGTTCCATATAACATATACACAAATGCAAGAAATTCGTGGCTGCCATCTTTTGAGCGGACTTTATCTTGATTATAAATGCATTCCGTTCGATGAAATGCCGTTTTGCTCGGGTTTGAAAAGCCATGTTCCGAGCCTTTCGGATTTGTTTGAATGCCTTGATGCAAACGGTCGTGAGCACGAGATTTTAGCGTGGCTTATAAAAAACAATACTGAACAGCAAGATATGCTTTTTACTCCGCTTGAAAAAAATGAAGACGGGAAATATAAACTCGGCAATTTTGACGATGTTGCTGCTCTCGTAAAAACGTATAATGAAAAACTTTACGATTCGCCAAAGCAGCAACTTCGTAAAATGATAATTAAGTACGACCATGTTTTTATTAACAGCTACAAGGAGGATACGGTATCAATCATTAAGACGATTAAAGGGCTTACCAAAAGCGGTATTGACAACTACGCTAATTTGGTAAGCTACTGGATGCAAACTACCAGTCAAGTGAACAGCGAAGAGAAAAAGCAAGCCTTGCTCGGAATGTTTACCGACTCAAAAGCGGCTCTTGTTTATGGTTCGGCTGGAACAGGCAAGTCGTACTTGATTAACCATATCTCGCATTTATTTGCTGATAAATCAAGACTGTACTTAGCACAAACAAACCCCGCCGTAAATAATATGAGGCGAAAAGTTACAGCTTCAGCGGATAGCACTTTTATGACAATATCGAAATTTACGAACCCATATTACAAAGGAAAAACCGAGTTTGACATTCTTATAATTGACGAGTGTAGTACGGTAAACAACCATGATATGAGAACTATTCTCAGTCAAGCGAATTTCGAGTTGCTTGTTTTAGTCGGCGATACATATCAGATAGAGGCTATTGAGTTTGGCAACTGGTTTGATGCTGTGCGTAGTTTCTTGCCGGAAGCCTCTGTATGCGAGCTAACGAAGCCTTACAGAAGTGATAGCCCCGCTTTATTAAAACTTTGGAGCGATGTCCGAAAAATGGAAGATGATATTTTTGAACTCTTGCAAACATATAGCTACTCGGCAAATTTAGATGCGACAATTTTCACTCCCGCTGCTGAAAATGAGATAATCCTATGCCTTAACTACGGTGGTCTGTATGGCATAAACAACATCAATCATTTTCTGCAAGAAAGCAATAATGGTAAGGAAATATGGTGGGGCGTTCAGCGTTATAAGGTGGGCGACCCGATTCTATTCAATGACTCGGCGGATAAGTTTTTTACACGAATTGATGACCAAGTTCCTGTTATTCATAACAATATGAAAGGTCGCATTATTGATTTTGAAGTGCTAAACGAGGGAAAATCAAACGAAAGTAGCCAATTCGATATTGAGATTGACAGACCTCTTATTGAAATGGATGCAAAAATATGGACTTCACGATTGTAA
- a CDS encoding WYL domain-containing protein, which translates to MLFSEVYSTYFNAVAAILREAIQCDITDQRMSELIREKAFSESVLTVLPALKNEEWLLMNRKGQTPMKQPPQMPLTTLEKRWLKTLLSDPRIALFQPDETGLDDVEPLFSYNDVVYFDRYADGDPYTDANYIQNFHTVLQALREKRKLKISHSSRIDRRVSGVFVPFRLEYSGKDDKFRLITSGAWHSRTINLARITQCELLGEYADGECIPPRQKDASVIFDLTDERNALERVMLHFSDCRKETRRLDERHYTVTLWYEPQDETELLIRILSFGPMIRVTAPESFINLIQERLFRQKEFMMD; encoded by the coding sequence ATGCTGTTTAGCGAGGTCTACAGCACTTATTTTAACGCTGTTGCAGCCATTTTGCGCGAGGCGATACAGTGCGATATAACAGATCAGCGCATGTCGGAGCTTATCCGGGAAAAAGCGTTTTCCGAGAGTGTTCTCACCGTTCTTCCGGCGCTTAAAAATGAAGAATGGCTCCTGATGAATAGAAAGGGACAAACACCCATGAAGCAACCGCCGCAAATGCCGCTGACAACGCTTGAAAAGCGGTGGCTGAAAACGCTGCTTTCCGATCCTCGTATTGCGCTTTTTCAGCCGGACGAAACCGGACTTGATGATGTGGAACCGTTGTTTTCTTATAACGATGTCGTCTACTTTGACCGCTACGCGGACGGCGACCCTTATACAGATGCGAACTATATTCAGAACTTTCATACCGTTCTGCAGGCTTTGCGGGAAAAACGCAAGCTGAAAATCAGCCACAGCAGCCGAATAGACAGGCGTGTTTCCGGCGTGTTTGTTCCTTTCAGACTGGAATACTCCGGCAAGGACGATAAATTCCGATTGATCACATCCGGCGCTTGGCACAGCCGTACCATCAACCTTGCACGCATCACCCAATGTGAGCTGCTGGGGGAGTACGCTGATGGCGAGTGTATTCCTCCGAGACAAAAGGATGCCTCCGTCATCTTTGATCTGACGGATGAACGCAACGCGCTGGAAAGGGTGATGCTGCACTTTTCCGATTGCCGAAAAGAAACCCGACGGCTGGATGAGCGGCACTATACTGTTACCCTTTGGTACGAACCGCAGGATGAAACCGAGCTGCTGATCCGCATTTTGTCCTTTGGGCCGATGATTCGCGTGACCGCGCCGGAAAGCTTTATCAATCTGATACAAGAACGTCTCTTTCGCCAGAAAGAATTTATGATGGATTAA
- a CDS encoding DUF2828 family protein produces the protein MLNFLKKQANTALTENGAATYATTSSDCLDLFATIGALRNEPDEEVIKRFARAYAENADLAVKTLFFARDIRGGLGERKVFRLILRHMANDMPASVLKNLWAVPEYGRYDDLLVLLDSPLRQDVISYIKTQLDSDIRAFDGDGTVSLLGKWLPSVNAHSAEAVRCGKLLAKALGMTEADYRRTLTKLRAKIKLIENNLRKKDYTFDYERQPSKAMMKYRKAFLRNDGERYKEFLSRVANGKATLHTGTLYPYDIIRPILSGSMTDGERKSMDATWNALEDFTNGENALAVIDGSGSMYSCGDPKPAEVALSLGIYFAEHGRGGFAGHFITFSENPRLVEIKGRDIFEKVKYCMSFNEIANTNIQKVFDLILRTAVKNRLPQSELPATLYIISDMEFDFCTTNAEISNFTYAKKAYAAHGYRLPTVVFWNVQSRNEQQPVTSNEQGVLLVSGASPRVFSMIESGNMSPMSFMLDALNNERYTGIKA, from the coding sequence ATGCTGAACTTTTTAAAGAAACAGGCAAACACGGCCTTGACCGAAAACGGCGCAGCTACCTACGCGACCACCAGTTCCGACTGCCTTGACCTGTTTGCTACCATCGGTGCGCTTCGCAATGAACCGGACGAAGAGGTTATTAAACGCTTTGCCCGCGCCTATGCCGAGAACGCCGACCTCGCGGTTAAAACCCTGTTCTTTGCGCGCGATATTCGCGGGGGATTGGGTGAGCGGAAGGTATTCCGTTTGATTCTTCGCCACATGGCAAATGATATGCCCGCGTCGGTACTGAAAAATCTGTGGGCGGTGCCGGAATATGGCCGGTATGACGATCTGCTCGTTTTGCTTGATTCTCCCCTGCGGCAGGACGTAATTTCTTACATAAAGACACAGCTTGATTCTGACATCCGGGCGTTTGACGGCGACGGCACCGTTTCTCTGCTCGGCAAGTGGCTCCCTTCTGTCAATGCACACAGCGCGGAAGCGGTGCGCTGCGGCAAGCTGCTGGCAAAAGCTCTTGGAATGACAGAGGCGGATTACCGCCGCACGCTGACAAAGCTTCGCGCAAAAATCAAGCTGATTGAGAATAATCTGCGCAAAAAAGACTACACCTTTGATTATGAAAGGCAGCCGTCCAAAGCGATGATGAAATACCGCAAGGCATTTCTGCGTAATGATGGTGAACGCTACAAAGAATTTTTAAGCCGTGTGGCGAACGGTAAAGCAACACTTCACACTGGCACGCTCTATCCGTATGATATCATCCGCCCGATTCTCTCGGGCAGCATGACCGACGGTGAGCGTAAAAGCATGGATGCGACATGGAATGCCCTTGAGGATTTCACAAACGGCGAAAATGCGCTGGCTGTCATCGATGGCTCCGGTTCCATGTACAGCTGTGGTGACCCCAAGCCCGCCGAGGTTGCTCTGTCGCTGGGCATTTATTTTGCCGAGCATGGCCGTGGCGGCTTTGCGGGGCATTTTATCACCTTTTCCGAAAATCCCCGTCTTGTGGAGATCAAGGGCAGGGACATTTTTGAGAAAGTGAAATACTGCATGTCGTTTAACGAGATCGCGAATACCAACATCCAAAAGGTATTTGACCTGATTCTGCGAACGGCGGTAAAAAACAGGCTCCCGCAAAGCGAACTGCCCGCGACGCTTTACATCATTTCCGATATGGAATTTGACTTCTGCACAACGAATGCGGAGATATCGAATTTTACATACGCAAAAAAAGCTTATGCTGCGCACGGTTACCGACTGCCTACCGTGGTCTTTTGGAATGTGCAAAGCCGAAACGAGCAGCAGCCGGTAACGAGCAATGAGCAGGGCGTGCTACTGGTTTCCGGCGCCTCCCCCCGCGTCTTTTCGATGATCGAATCCGGCAATATGTCGCCGATGTCGTTCATGCTGGATGCGCTTAACAACGAGCGATACACAGGGATAAAGGCGTAA
- a CDS encoding ATP-binding domain-containing protein, which translates to MDFTIVRNAANGNSVIRFAVNKNKSTDEDDDGVSKTLVPFQIAYAVSIHKAQGLEYDSVKVIITDEIDELITHSIFYTAITRARKSLKIYWTQSVEKKVLERIEPKDNEKDVALLKLEII; encoded by the coding sequence ATGGACTTCACGATTGTAAGGAATGCAGCCAACGGGAATTCTGTCATACGCTTTGCCGTAAACAAAAACAAAAGCACCGATGAAGACGATGACGGCGTTTCAAAAACACTCGTACCGTTCCAAATTGCTTACGCCGTATCTATTCACAAGGCACAGGGCTTGGAGTACGACTCTGTCAAAGTTATCATAACCGATGAGATTGACGAATTGATAACTCACAGCATTTTTTACACCGCAATAACCCGTGCAAGAAAATCGCTGAAAATATACTGGACGCAATCTGTCGAAAAGAAAGTGCTTGAACGGATAGAACCGAAGGATAATGAAAAAGATGTGGCACTGCTAAAGCTAGAAATAATATGA
- a CDS encoding helix-turn-helix domain-containing protein — MKISSRSSKAPFVMVDKAVLMDETLSVYDKAVYCILCAYADKDSRSCFPSYQTIARKAGCSRRKAISVVAHLEELSLIEKKEQRNSIGDSTSNLYTVKPMNVPAEQSDEDNALTDEQQDLPSEYEIPAQCLFKQKQLDGSQG; from the coding sequence ATGAAGATATCCAGCCGGAGCAGCAAGGCACCGTTCGTGATGGTGGATAAGGCCGTACTGATGGACGAAACGCTTTCCGTTTACGACAAAGCGGTCTACTGCATTCTTTGCGCCTATGCCGACAAAGACAGCCGGAGCTGTTTCCCATCTTATCAGACCATCGCACGCAAAGCTGGATGCTCGCGTCGCAAGGCAATTTCCGTCGTAGCCCATCTGGAAGAACTCAGCCTAATCGAGAAAAAAGAACAGCGCAATTCAATCGGAGACAGTACCAGTAATCTGTACACGGTTAAGCCGATGAATGTGCCGGCGGAACAGAGCGATGAAGACAATGCACTAACTGATGAACAACAGGATTTGCCAAGTGAATATGAGATACCCGCACAATGCTTGTTCAAACAAAAACAGTTAGATGGCTCACAAGGTTAA
- a CDS encoding WYL domain-containing protein: MPYNELVKNFSRIRDYMREFFVYGFKSREEVGIKSARSYDNERRRIESWLCEYMSFHQDANGKNMFISVDSRRVPHNPLYQAWKAKSFTKNDITLHFWLMDILSPDKLISLTGIMDMIDRDYLPLFEHADPIDESTIRKKLKEYVDLGLIAAEKQGKQLAYRLPYDAVDYGIWRDAVCFFAETDPLGVIGSYLRDKFDALPEYYTFKHNYLLFAPDSGVMLDLLTAIHNHRCIELELYPNKRRTVLPLKIYISTQSGRQYAACCGIHGKRFFFLRLDSIKTVKPLTITEDYSVDSARFTEFQKHLWGVSTGQNEQTEHIEMTLKIGADEDYIAKRVEREKRCGSVTQINATCWRYAADVYDAQEMLPWVRTFIGRIQSLTCSNRAVEERFHRDLAAMTDLYKGNGGEGNAV, from the coding sequence ATGCCGTATAACGAACTTGTCAAAAATTTCTCCCGCATTCGTGATTACATGCGGGAGTTTTTTGTTTACGGATTTAAAAGCCGCGAAGAAGTCGGCATTAAGAGTGCGCGGAGCTATGACAACGAGCGTCGCCGGATAGAGAGCTGGCTCTGTGAATATATGTCCTTTCATCAGGATGCAAACGGAAAGAATATGTTTATCTCCGTTGACAGCCGCCGTGTTCCGCATAACCCACTCTATCAGGCGTGGAAAGCCAAAAGCTTCACCAAAAATGATATCACGCTGCATTTTTGGCTGATGGATATTCTGTCGCCGGATAAATTAATATCGCTTACAGGAATTATGGATATGATCGATCGCGATTATCTGCCGCTTTTCGAGCACGCCGATCCAATCGATGAGTCTACCATTCGCAAAAAACTGAAAGAATATGTGGATCTGGGGCTGATCGCCGCCGAAAAGCAAGGCAAGCAACTTGCCTATCGGTTACCCTACGATGCTGTCGACTATGGGATATGGCGCGATGCAGTTTGCTTTTTTGCCGAGACAGATCCGCTTGGCGTGATCGGTTCCTATTTGCGGGATAAATTCGATGCGCTACCAGAATATTATACATTCAAGCATAACTATCTGCTTTTTGCGCCAGACAGCGGTGTCATGTTGGATTTGCTTACCGCCATCCACAATCATCGCTGTATTGAGCTTGAGCTCTACCCCAATAAGCGGCGAACCGTGCTACCGCTTAAAATTTATATCAGCACACAGAGCGGGCGTCAGTATGCGGCTTGCTGCGGAATTCACGGTAAACGTTTTTTCTTCCTTCGGCTGGATTCCATCAAAACCGTAAAGCCTCTTACGATCACAGAGGATTATAGCGTAGACTCGGCGCGGTTCACCGAATTTCAAAAACATCTTTGGGGCGTGTCAACCGGGCAGAATGAACAGACAGAACACATTGAAATGACGCTCAAAATCGGCGCGGATGAGGATTATATCGCAAAGCGAGTGGAACGTGAAAAACGCTGCGGCTCCGTCACGCAAATCAACGCCACATGCTGGCGGTATGCTGCTGATGTATACGATGCGCAGGAAATGCTGCCTTGGGTGCGGACTTTTATTGGCAGAATCCAGTCTCTGACCTGCTCCAATCGTGCCGTTGAAGAGCGATTCCACCGCGACCTTGCGGCGATGACCGATTTGTATAAAGGAAACGGAGGAGAAGGTAATGCTGTTTAG
- a CDS encoding ATP-binding protein has translation MLKLFEVTGFKNFENTIRLNFSDVRDYKFNNSCITNSLLSKTIVYGKNSVGKSNLGLALFDIVSHLTTNNVTPGLYDYYLNVNNKAGYAEFHYVFTFDSGEVDYRYRKNDKQTLVYESVAIDGRRLFTYDYGDKRGDLTGLEALTTTLNLSFRGTDSILKYAIANSALSNDHPLYQMQHFVSHMLWFRSLDENRYIGYKADSKDYYDFIFQGDMLKELEAFLHNAGIKENLVAKKDADGSKRLYFDTRKPLPFFKVASSGTKALYTFFYWYKTSVDVSLMFIDEFDAFYHYELAETLVELLEHMPGFQTILTSHNTNLLSNRIMRPDCYFILTGENLTSFANATDRELREGHNLEKLYMSGEFNG, from the coding sequence ATGTTAAAACTGTTTGAGGTCACAGGGTTTAAAAATTTTGAGAATACCATTCGGTTGAATTTTTCCGACGTCCGTGATTATAAATTCAACAATTCCTGCATCACTAACAGCCTGCTCAGTAAGACCATTGTTTACGGCAAAAACTCTGTCGGCAAGTCTAATTTGGGCTTGGCTCTTTTTGATATCGTCTCACACCTGACGACAAACAATGTGACGCCGGGCTTGTATGATTATTATCTGAATGTCAACAACAAGGCCGGATATGCAGAATTTCATTATGTGTTTACGTTCGATAGCGGTGAGGTTGATTACCGCTATCGTAAAAATGATAAGCAGACTCTTGTTTATGAATCCGTTGCCATTGACGGCAGGCGCCTTTTTACTTACGATTACGGAGACAAACGCGGCGATCTGACCGGTCTCGAGGCATTGACCACAACATTGAATCTTTCCTTCCGCGGCACTGATTCCATTCTGAAATATGCTATCGCTAATTCTGCACTCTCGAACGATCATCCGCTTTATCAAATGCAGCATTTTGTGTCTCATATGCTATGGTTCCGCAGCCTGGATGAAAACCGTTATATCGGTTACAAGGCAGACAGTAAGGATTATTATGACTTCATTTTTCAGGGTGATATGCTCAAAGAGCTGGAGGCTTTTCTGCACAACGCGGGGATTAAAGAAAATTTAGTTGCGAAGAAAGACGCCGACGGGAGTAAACGCCTGTATTTCGATACCAGAAAACCACTGCCGTTTTTTAAGGTGGCATCCAGCGGCACCAAAGCGCTTTATACATTTTTCTATTGGTACAAGACTTCTGTCGATGTTTCTCTGATGTTCATTGATGAGTTTGACGCGTTCTATCATTATGAATTGGCCGAAACGCTTGTTGAGCTTTTGGAGCATATGCCCGGTTTCCAGACCATCCTCACTTCCCATAATACGAACCTGCTTTCCAATCGTATCATGCGTCCGGACTGCTACTTCATTCTGACCGGAGAAAATCTTACTTCATTTGCCAATGCCACCGATCGGGAGCTTCGGGAGGGTCACAATCTGGAGAAGCTCTATATGAGCGGTGAATTCAATGGCTGA